A window of the Henckelia pumila isolate YLH828 chromosome 3, ASM3356847v2, whole genome shotgun sequence genome harbors these coding sequences:
- the LOC140886787 gene encoding E3 UFM1-protein ligase 1 homolog isoform X1 has translation MDEELLELQRQFEFAQQAKSSIRLSDRNVVELVQKLLQLQIIDFDLLHTISGKEYITPEQLRNEIFSEIDKRGRVSLIDLADTTAVDLYHVEKQAQHVVSSHSSLMLINGEIFSSGYWDTVSEEINERLQECSQISLAEIAAQLQVGSELIVSVLEPRLGTLVKGRLEGGQLYTPAYVARVNAMVRGAARGIAVPMNLTGLWSSLLVLLHDMDGSSAVAVDSSFFQSLFNSLVKEGEILGSLRAGVNWTPSVFAMAQKEYVDAFFSQNSFISYEALQKLGNPQPIQLLQSRYPEGIALATVFAHGSLVEMLDASVEDTIEHGSWFNSLSVLPQSFVPEDASKILSLCPSVQRSLKSGKAHMLGDSYLFSESFVLDLFNRIEKDMETFLVSGLPEDSQSAKDSKQGRDDVSSLADPDDFDNQSGIRPMPEKGSKKKKGKSMGNVKAGGSEIVPEFQESAVVKSKKNQKKGKVIPALQVPDSKSGSKKSNRVDIPVFLSEESLIQKIKELIPDLEDQGLDDPESVLAPLANYLRPMLLNSWMERRKAAFTENSQKMKRVIDNLQRKLDEDFLNIQLYEKALDLFEDDQSISVLLHKHLLRTAATPMVDALLVNLDMHSKLSNGIQVEESQDPETESLSSSTRIALAKGLNGSLSTKAIGLVETLEGKRVELFVSAMRELADESGIILKKLDKKLERTLLHSYRKDLTSQVSTETDPVSLLPKVVSLLYIQVHGKALQAPGRAISVAVSRLKGKLDVSTFKTLSDYQSAAVTLLSLISAGTGNEDDCSSDRILSKKELLEDSMPTLKSLVLGGSSQS, from the exons ATGGACGAAGAACTGTTGGAACTGCAGAGGCAATTCGAGTTCGCCCAGCAGGCAAAATCCAGCATTCGTTTGTCCGATCGAAACGTCGTGGAATTGGTCCAGAAACTGCTACAACTTCAAATCATCGATTTTGATCTTCTCCACACCATCTCCGGGAAAGAGTACATCACTCCC GAGCAATTGAGGAATGAAATTTTTTCAGAAATTGATAAAAGAGGCCGCGTATCGTTGATTGATTTGGCGGATACGACAGCGGTTGATTTATACCACGTCGAGAAGCAAGCTCAGCATGTCGTGTCCAGCCACTCCTCGCTTATGTTGATCAACGGAGAAATTTTTTCGAGCGGTTATTGGGACACTGTTTCTGAAGAAATTAACGAAAGGCTTCAGGAATGTAGCCAAATTTCTCTAGCAGAGATCGCGGCCCAGCTGCAAGTGGGCTCCGAATTAATAGTCTCCGTTTTAGAACCCCGCCTCGGGACTCTG GTAAAAGGTAGGCTTGAAGGCGGTCAATTGTACACGCCGGCATATGTTGCGCGTGTGAATGCAATGGTAAGAGGTGCAGCGAGGGGTATTGCTGTTCCAATGAATTTGACAGGGTTGTGGAGCTCATTACTGGTGTTGTTGCATGATATGGATGGGTCGAGTGCCGTAGCGGTTGACAGTTCTTTTTTCCAGTCACTCTTTAATAGTTTGGTGAAGGAAGGAGAGATACTTGGCTCGCTTCGAGCTGGAGTAAACTGGACTCCTTCT GTCTTTGCCATGGCTCAGAAAGAGTACGTGGATGCTTTCTTTTCACAG AATTCCTTCATAAGTTATGAAGCCCTCCAGAAACTTGGAAATCCACAACCTATTCAATTACTGCAG TCCCGATATCCTGAAGGTATTGCTCTGGCTACTGTCTTTGCTCATGGTTCACTTGTTGAAATGTTGGATGCATCTGTGGAGGATACTATTGAACATGGTAGCTG GTTCAACTCACTTTCTGTCTTACCACAATCCTTTGTGCCTGAAGATGCATCTAAGATCCTGTCACTTTGTCCATCTGTTCAAAGATCTCTGAAG TCTGGTAAAGCACATATGTTGGGGGACTCCTACCTTTTTAGTGAATCTTTTGTCCTG GATTTGTTTAATCGCATTGAGAAAGATATGGAAACCTTTCTTGTTTCTGGACTGCCTGAAGATTCACAATCTGCCAAAGATTCCAAACAAGGGCGTGATGATGTTAGCAGTCTAGCTGATCCAGATGACTTTGATAATCAAAGTGGTATCAGACCAATGCCAGAAAAAGGATCCAAGAAGAAAAAGGGGAAATCAATGGGGAATGTTAAAGCAGGGGGTTCTGAAATTGTGCCAGAGTTCCAAGAATCTGCTGTTGTTAAATCCAAGAAAAACCAGAAAAAGGGGAAAGTTATCCCTGCTTTGCAAGTACCAGATTCCAAATCAGGTTCTAAAAAGTCTAATAGAGTGGACATCCCTGTCTTTCTATCAGAAGAATCATTAATCCAGAAAATAAAAGAGCTGATCCCCGATTTAGAAGACCAAG GTTTAGATGATCCCGAGTCGGTTCTTGCACCTTTGGCAAACTATTTGAGGCCCATGCTTCTAAATTCATGGATGGAAAGAAGAAAGGCTGCTTTTACAGAAAATTCTCAGAAAATGAAACGCGTAATCGATAATTTGCAGCGCAAGCTCGATGAG GATTTCTTGAACATTCAACTATATGAAAAGGCTCTGGATTTATTTGAAGATGACCAGTCAATTTCA GTTCTTTTGCACAAACATTTGTTACGAACTGCAGCTACCCCGATGGTGGATGCTCTCTTGGTTAACCTG GACATGCACAGTAAATTAAGCAATGGAATTCAAGTTGAGGAATCTCAGGATCCCGAAACTGAGTCTCTTAGCTCTTCCACTAGAATAGCACTG GCAAAAGGCTTAAATGGATCTTTGTCAACCAAAGCTATTGGACTAGTTGAAACTTTGGAGGGGAAG CGGGTGGAGTTATTTGTGAGTGCAATGAGAGAACTGGCAGACGAAAG TGGGATAATTCTCAAAAAACTTGATAAGAAGTTGGAGAGGACTCTTTTGCATTCGTATCGTAAG GATTTAACATCTCAAGTTTCGACAGAAACTGATCCTGTTTCTCTTCTGCCTAAAGTTGTTTCTTTACTATACATCCAG GTACATGGAAAAGCTCTTCAAGCTCCAGGCAGGGCTATTTCAGTTGCTGTTTCTCGCTTGAAG GGTAAATTGGATGTTTCCACATTCAAGACTTTATCAGATTATCAAAGTGCCGCAGTAACCCTTCTGTCTCTAATATCCGCAGGAACTGGCAAC GAGGATGATTGTTCATCAGATAGAATTTTGAGCAAGAAGGAGCTCCTTGAAGATTCAATGCCAACATTGAAGAGCTTGGTATTAGGTGGCAGCTCTCAATCTTGA
- the LOC140886787 gene encoding E3 UFM1-protein ligase 1 homolog isoform X2: MDEELLELQRQFEFAQQAKSSIRLSDRNVVELVQKLLQLQIIDFDLLHTISGKEYITPEQLRNEIFSEIDKRGRVSLIDLADTTAVDLYHVEKQAQHVVSSHSSLMLINGEIFSSGYWDTVSEEINERLQECSQISLAEIAAQLQVGSELIVSVLEPRLGTLVKGRLEGGQLYTPAYVARVNAMVRGAARGIAVPMNLTGLWSSLLVLLHDMDGSSAVAVDSSFFQSLFNSLVKEGEILGSLRAGVNWTPSVFAMAQKEYVDAFFSQNSFISYEALQKLGNPQPIQLLQSRYPEGIALATVFAHGSLVEMLDASVEDTIEHGSWFNSLSVLPQSFVPEDASKILSLCPSVQRSLKSGKAHMLGDSYLFSESFVLDLFNRIEKDMETFLVSGLPEDSQSAKDSKQGRDDVSSLADPDDFDNQSGIRPMPEKGSKKKKGKSMGNVKAGGSEIVPEFQESAVVKSKKNQKKGKVIPALQVPDSKSGSKKSNRVDIPVFLSEESLIQKIKELIPDLEDQDDPESVLAPLANYLRPMLLNSWMERRKAAFTENSQKMKRVIDNLQRKLDEDFLNIQLYEKALDLFEDDQSISVLLHKHLLRTAATPMVDALLVNLDMHSKLSNGIQVEESQDPETESLSSSTRIALAKGLNGSLSTKAIGLVETLEGKRVELFVSAMRELADESGIILKKLDKKLERTLLHSYRKDLTSQVSTETDPVSLLPKVVSLLYIQVHGKALQAPGRAISVAVSRLKGKLDVSTFKTLSDYQSAAVTLLSLISAGTGNEDDCSSDRILSKKELLEDSMPTLKSLVLGGSSQS, encoded by the exons ATGGACGAAGAACTGTTGGAACTGCAGAGGCAATTCGAGTTCGCCCAGCAGGCAAAATCCAGCATTCGTTTGTCCGATCGAAACGTCGTGGAATTGGTCCAGAAACTGCTACAACTTCAAATCATCGATTTTGATCTTCTCCACACCATCTCCGGGAAAGAGTACATCACTCCC GAGCAATTGAGGAATGAAATTTTTTCAGAAATTGATAAAAGAGGCCGCGTATCGTTGATTGATTTGGCGGATACGACAGCGGTTGATTTATACCACGTCGAGAAGCAAGCTCAGCATGTCGTGTCCAGCCACTCCTCGCTTATGTTGATCAACGGAGAAATTTTTTCGAGCGGTTATTGGGACACTGTTTCTGAAGAAATTAACGAAAGGCTTCAGGAATGTAGCCAAATTTCTCTAGCAGAGATCGCGGCCCAGCTGCAAGTGGGCTCCGAATTAATAGTCTCCGTTTTAGAACCCCGCCTCGGGACTCTG GTAAAAGGTAGGCTTGAAGGCGGTCAATTGTACACGCCGGCATATGTTGCGCGTGTGAATGCAATGGTAAGAGGTGCAGCGAGGGGTATTGCTGTTCCAATGAATTTGACAGGGTTGTGGAGCTCATTACTGGTGTTGTTGCATGATATGGATGGGTCGAGTGCCGTAGCGGTTGACAGTTCTTTTTTCCAGTCACTCTTTAATAGTTTGGTGAAGGAAGGAGAGATACTTGGCTCGCTTCGAGCTGGAGTAAACTGGACTCCTTCT GTCTTTGCCATGGCTCAGAAAGAGTACGTGGATGCTTTCTTTTCACAG AATTCCTTCATAAGTTATGAAGCCCTCCAGAAACTTGGAAATCCACAACCTATTCAATTACTGCAG TCCCGATATCCTGAAGGTATTGCTCTGGCTACTGTCTTTGCTCATGGTTCACTTGTTGAAATGTTGGATGCATCTGTGGAGGATACTATTGAACATGGTAGCTG GTTCAACTCACTTTCTGTCTTACCACAATCCTTTGTGCCTGAAGATGCATCTAAGATCCTGTCACTTTGTCCATCTGTTCAAAGATCTCTGAAG TCTGGTAAAGCACATATGTTGGGGGACTCCTACCTTTTTAGTGAATCTTTTGTCCTG GATTTGTTTAATCGCATTGAGAAAGATATGGAAACCTTTCTTGTTTCTGGACTGCCTGAAGATTCACAATCTGCCAAAGATTCCAAACAAGGGCGTGATGATGTTAGCAGTCTAGCTGATCCAGATGACTTTGATAATCAAAGTGGTATCAGACCAATGCCAGAAAAAGGATCCAAGAAGAAAAAGGGGAAATCAATGGGGAATGTTAAAGCAGGGGGTTCTGAAATTGTGCCAGAGTTCCAAGAATCTGCTGTTGTTAAATCCAAGAAAAACCAGAAAAAGGGGAAAGTTATCCCTGCTTTGCAAGTACCAGATTCCAAATCAGGTTCTAAAAAGTCTAATAGAGTGGACATCCCTGTCTTTCTATCAGAAGAATCATTAATCCAGAAAATAAAAGAGCTGATCCCCGATTTAGAAGACCAAG ATGATCCCGAGTCGGTTCTTGCACCTTTGGCAAACTATTTGAGGCCCATGCTTCTAAATTCATGGATGGAAAGAAGAAAGGCTGCTTTTACAGAAAATTCTCAGAAAATGAAACGCGTAATCGATAATTTGCAGCGCAAGCTCGATGAG GATTTCTTGAACATTCAACTATATGAAAAGGCTCTGGATTTATTTGAAGATGACCAGTCAATTTCA GTTCTTTTGCACAAACATTTGTTACGAACTGCAGCTACCCCGATGGTGGATGCTCTCTTGGTTAACCTG GACATGCACAGTAAATTAAGCAATGGAATTCAAGTTGAGGAATCTCAGGATCCCGAAACTGAGTCTCTTAGCTCTTCCACTAGAATAGCACTG GCAAAAGGCTTAAATGGATCTTTGTCAACCAAAGCTATTGGACTAGTTGAAACTTTGGAGGGGAAG CGGGTGGAGTTATTTGTGAGTGCAATGAGAGAACTGGCAGACGAAAG TGGGATAATTCTCAAAAAACTTGATAAGAAGTTGGAGAGGACTCTTTTGCATTCGTATCGTAAG GATTTAACATCTCAAGTTTCGACAGAAACTGATCCTGTTTCTCTTCTGCCTAAAGTTGTTTCTTTACTATACATCCAG GTACATGGAAAAGCTCTTCAAGCTCCAGGCAGGGCTATTTCAGTTGCTGTTTCTCGCTTGAAG GGTAAATTGGATGTTTCCACATTCAAGACTTTATCAGATTATCAAAGTGCCGCAGTAACCCTTCTGTCTCTAATATCCGCAGGAACTGGCAAC GAGGATGATTGTTCATCAGATAGAATTTTGAGCAAGAAGGAGCTCCTTGAAGATTCAATGCCAACATTGAAGAGCTTGGTATTAGGTGGCAGCTCTCAATCTTGA
- the LOC140889826 gene encoding uncharacterized protein: MAGGGRPRQNGVDNGLNMGEQFLAGMTQLLQQLVGQTSQAGGQPTGVGVRSDGVQERFRRNGPKEFAGSTDPLEAEEWVKSLKDIFYMQLSDEDRYGGYKTVPMALYDGYKIVPMAPFGFKQVFFEKYFTTDVRSCLTKEFLNLKQGGMSVAEYIKKFERGCYFVPLIGTSATEKLRHFMDGLKPTIKRDVIMAEPTDYKAAVNKALKAELSWKEIEEERQGKRQPFQHRDQPGPAKKRNVGPSQFQGQRQTAPKTAEKPFCPNCQKNHFGQCMKGQNVCSKCGEVGHYVKECPQLKQPVQGRDFVMTSEEANPYTTMITGIISLFGLCTTALLDSGASHSFISESCMRKLPKLPEKSITGFNVTVPSGKELFSNLVFHNIDLKLQENKVVADLIVLPMPEFDIILRMDWLTKNGVPIDFQKRMVTIRKSQGSQFTFEAVHNRSQIRLISTLNAQKCLRKGFQGFLVSLSVIKELQRPSLAEVEVFCEYPKVFPDDISGLPPDMELEFSIEWELKDQIQELLDKGFARPSFSPWGAPVFFVKKKDGSLRLCIDYRELNKLTIKNKYHLPRIDDLFDQLQGAAIFYKIDLRSGYHQLKIKESDIHKTTFCTRYGHYEFLVMPFGLTNNFEEHGGHLRTVLKILKDKRLYAKFSKCEFWLERVTFLGYVVSKKGVEVDPSKIEAVKNWPVPKTVT, translated from the exons ATGGCAGGAGGAGGACGCCCACGTCAGAATGGAGTAGACAATGGTCTTAATATGGGAGAACAATTTTTAGCTGGTATGACCCAGCTATTGCAACAGCTAGTGGGCCAGACGTCCCAAGCTGGAGGACAACCGACTGGTGTCGGAGTAAGGTCAGATGGAGTTCAAGAGCGCTTCAGGCGCAATGGACCGAAAGAATTTGCAGGAAGCACGGATCCATTGGAGGCTGAAGAATGGGTAAAATCTTTGAAGGATATTTTTTATATGCAACTTTCTGATGAGGATAGG TACGGTGGGTATAAAACCGTACCTATGGCCCTGTACGATGGGTATAAAATCGTACCTATGGCCCCTTTCG GTTTTAAACAAgtgttctttgagaagtacttCACTACTGACGTACGTTCTTGTTTGACCAAGGAATTCCTCAATCTGAAACAAGGTGGGATGTCGGTAGCCGAGTATATTAAGAAATTTGAGAGAGGATGTTATTTTGTTCCACTAATAGGGACAAGTGCTACCGAAAAACTGAGGCACTTCATGGATGGATTAAAACCTACAATCAAACGTGATGTTATTATGGCGGAACCTACTGATTATAAAGCGGCGGTCAATAAAGCCTTGAAAGCAGAGTTGAGCTGGAAGGAAATAGAGGAAGAAAGGCAAGGAAAGAGACAGCCCTTCCAGCATCGGGATCAACCAGGACCGGCCAAGAAAAGAAACGTAGGACCGTCTCAATTCCAAGGGCAGCGTCAAACCGCTCCTAAGACTGCTGAAAAACCATTTTGTCCTAATTGTCAGAAAAATCATTTTGGACAGTGCATGAAGGGACAAAATGTGTGCTCTAAATGCGGAGAAGTAGGCCATTATGTCAAAGAATGCCCTCAACTTAAGCAACCAGTTCAAGGAAGAGATTTTGTGATGACATCAGAGGAGGCGAACCCATACACGACTATGATCACAGGTATTATATCTCTATTTGGATTGTGCACTACTGCCTTGTTAGATTCGGGAGCATCACATTCGTTTATATCCGAGTCTTGCATGAGAAAATTGCCTAAATTACCTGAGAAATCGATAACGGGATTCAATGTGACTGTCCCATCAGGGAAAGAATTGTTTTCAAATCTAGTGTTTCATAACATAGATCTTAAGTTGCAGGAAAACAAGGTAGTGGCTGATTTGATAGTACTACCTATGCCAGAATTTGACATCATCTTGAGAATGGATTGGTTGACCAAGAATGGGGTGCCAATTGATTTCCAAAAAAGAATGGTCACAATTAGAAAATCCCAAGGAAGTCAATTTACTTTTGAAGCAGTTCACAATAGAAGTCAAATTCGATTGATTTCAACCTTAAATGCACAAAAGTGTTTGAGAAAGGGATTTCAAGGTTTCCTAGTCAGTTTATCAGTTATCAAGGAGCTTCAACGGCCTTCTTTGGCAGAAGTAGAGGTGTTCTGTGAATATCCAAAGgtatttcctgatgatattTCTGGTCTTCCACCGGACATGGAGCTAGAATTTTCTATTGAATGG GAGCTCAAAGACCAGATTCAGgaattattggataaaggatTTGCACGCCCAAGTTTCTCACCATGGGGTGCACCAGTattctttgtgaagaagaaagacggCAGCTTGAGactttgtattgattatagggaGTTAAATAAATTGACGATCAAGAACAAATATCATTTGCCTAGAATTGAtgacttatttgatcaattacaaGGAGCTGCAATATTCTATAAAATAGATCTTCGTTCAGGGTACCACCAGTTGAAAATCAAGGAGTCAGATATTCATAAGACAACGTTTTGCACtcgttatgggcattatgagttcttggttatgccatttggattgacaaaT AATTTTGAAGAGCATGGTGGCCATTTGAGAACAGTATTGAAAATCTTGAAGGATAAGCGtctgtatgccaagttcagcaaatGCGAATTTTGGTTGGAAAGAGTAACATTCTTGGGTTATGTGGTTTCGAAAAAAGGAGTGGAGGTCGACCCTTCTAAGATTGAAGCAGTGAAAAATTGGCCAGTGCCTAAGACTGTGACATAA